Proteins from a genomic interval of Salinarchaeum sp. Harcht-Bsk1:
- a CDS encoding DNA primase large subunit PriL (p41; involved in priming for DNA replication; forms a heterodimer of small and large subunit (Pfup41 and Pfup46); primase from Pyrococcus furiosus uses deoxyribonucleotides as a substrate and can synthesize long DNA strands in vitro which means it may be involved in both de novo primer synthesis and elongation; enzyme from Sulfolobus solfataricus has higher affinity for ribonucleotides and also possesses 3'-terminal nucleotidyl transferase activity; priming is stimulated by thymine-rich synthetic bubbles), with the protein MNRRHARYPFFESAREAVEAAGVDLGELVGAGDVEETDEEGATADDGGAAVDEGDAMVVARARERVETALSEGHIGTNGETGMHRSTRIELLSYPIARILVSLLDEPMAIEAYARAEASTARQRLAADLPESAPADGFTGGGLGEELGSRGGTAGADDRLSVHDLLGEFGLGDAIEGRDPFLVDVSVYLELARDLEGQDWALVERSLSAGRVPVDRSELYALLERAVADRVADGLPLSVPEPIADGLAEPRDDIEGMLADEEIPLAFDRVEPAQFPPCVDALLERARDGESLPPHSLYALVGFLGATGMDAAAIADLAGGGLDRETVEYQLAHVRDDRGLEYAPPSCATMDAYGDCVNTDERCDTVNHPLSYYEAALEDVGGD; encoded by the coding sequence ATGAATCGGCGCCACGCTCGCTACCCGTTCTTCGAAAGCGCCCGCGAGGCCGTCGAGGCCGCGGGCGTGGACCTCGGCGAGCTGGTCGGCGCTGGCGACGTCGAGGAGACGGACGAGGAGGGAGCAACGGCCGACGATGGGGGAGCGGCGGTCGACGAGGGAGACGCGATGGTCGTCGCCCGTGCACGCGAGCGCGTGGAGACCGCACTCTCCGAAGGCCACATCGGGACAAACGGCGAGACGGGGATGCACCGCTCGACGCGGATCGAGCTCCTCTCCTACCCGATCGCCCGAATTCTCGTCTCCCTGCTCGACGAGCCGATGGCGATCGAGGCGTACGCGAGAGCCGAGGCGTCGACGGCTCGCCAGCGGCTCGCTGCGGATTTGCCGGAGTCGGCACCAGCCGACGGTTTCACGGGCGGCGGGCTCGGCGAAGAACTCGGCAGCCGAGGTGGCACGGCCGGAGCCGACGACCGACTCAGCGTGCACGACCTGCTGGGCGAATTCGGACTCGGCGACGCGATCGAGGGACGCGACCCCTTCCTCGTCGACGTCTCCGTGTACCTCGAACTCGCCCGCGACCTCGAGGGGCAGGACTGGGCGCTCGTCGAGCGATCGCTGTCGGCCGGTCGGGTGCCCGTCGATCGGAGCGAACTCTACGCGCTCCTGGAGCGGGCAGTCGCGGACCGCGTCGCGGACGGGCTACCGCTGTCCGTCCCCGAGCCGATCGCCGACGGACTGGCCGAGCCCCGCGACGACATCGAGGGAATGCTCGCCGACGAGGAGATCCCGCTCGCGTTCGATCGGGTCGAGCCCGCGCAGTTCCCGCCCTGCGTCGACGCCCTGCTGGAGCGCGCTCGCGACGGCGAGTCGTTGCCCCCGCACTCCCTGTACGCGCTCGTCGGCTTTCTCGGCGCGACGGGGATGGACGCCGCGGCGATCGCCGACCTCGCGGGCGGTGGGCTCGACCGCGAGACGGTCGAGTACCAGCTCGCACACGTTCGCGACGATCGCGGCCTCGAGTACGCGCCGCCCTCCTGTGCGACGATGGACGCCTACGGCGACTGCGTGAACACGGACGAGCGCTGTGACACGGTCAACCACCCGCTCTCGTACTACGAAGCAGCGCTCGAGGACGTCGGTGGCGACTGA
- a CDS encoding Era-like GTP-binding protein, whose translation MGLLTGLKASITRATDRLFSEEDPKRIGIYGPPNAGKTTLANRIARDWTGDAIGPESHVPHETRRARRKENVEIERNGKSVTIDIVDTPGVTTKVDYEEFLEFDIEEEDAVRRSREATEGVAEAMHWLREDVDGVIYVLDSTEDPFTQVNTMLVGIIESRDLPVLIFGNKIDLEESNIQRVSSAFPQHETVPLSALEGENMDEVYDKIAEYFG comes from the coding sequence ATGGGACTGCTCACAGGACTCAAAGCAAGCATTACGCGGGCTACGGACCGCCTCTTCTCGGAGGAGGACCCCAAGCGGATCGGGATCTACGGCCCGCCGAACGCTGGCAAGACGACGCTCGCGAATCGCATCGCACGCGACTGGACGGGGGACGCCATCGGCCCGGAGAGCCACGTGCCCCACGAGACCCGTCGCGCACGCCGCAAAGAGAACGTCGAGATCGAGCGCAACGGCAAGTCCGTGACGATCGACATCGTGGACACGCCGGGCGTGACGACGAAGGTCGACTACGAGGAGTTCCTCGAGTTCGACATCGAGGAGGAGGACGCCGTGCGTCGGTCCCGCGAGGCCACCGAGGGCGTCGCGGAGGCCATGCACTGGCTCCGCGAGGACGTCGACGGCGTGATCTACGTGCTCGACTCGACGGAGGACCCCTTCACGCAGGTCAACACGATGCTCGTCGGGATCATCGAGAGCCGCGACCTGCCGGTCCTCATCTTCGGGAACAAAATCGACCTCGAGGAGTCGAACATCCAGCGCGTCTCCTCGGCGTTCCCCCAGCACGAGACCGTGCCGCTGTCGGCACTCGAGGGAGAGAACATGGACGAAGTGTACGACAAGATCGCGGAGTACTTCGGGTGA
- a CDS encoding DUF2073 domain-containing protein, with product MPEATAPTDDGNGVQIDLISGERMDGLASMEKIRIILDGVHDGNIVILEEGLSPEEESRLIEVTMAEIDPDGFNGIEIETYPQNDARDTSLLGRIMGQEDTAKLTVIGPANQIETLHKDETLISALVSRK from the coding sequence ATGCCTGAAGCAACCGCACCAACCGACGACGGCAACGGGGTCCAGATCGACCTGATCAGCGGCGAGCGGATGGACGGTCTGGCCTCGATGGAGAAGATCCGGATCATCCTCGACGGCGTCCACGACGGCAACATCGTGATCCTCGAGGAGGGGCTCTCGCCCGAGGAGGAGAGCCGGTTGATCGAGGTCACCATGGCCGAGATCGATCCGGACGGGTTCAACGGGATCGAGATCGAGACCTATCCGCAGAACGACGCTCGCGACACGAGCCTCCTGGGCCGCATCATGGGCCAGGAGGACACCGCGAAACTCACCGTCATCGGACCGGCCAACCAGATCGAGACGCTGCACAAGGACGAGACCCTGATCAGCGCGCTGGTCTCCCGGAAGTAA
- a CDS encoding Zn-ribbon containing protein encodes MPHQCTGCGHVFPDGSKEMLSGCPDCGGNKFQFQPSSATGGGDPAGGADAGAAPSEEPPEPPEPPSPGGSVAETVAGAAQSVKNMVGSGNSEPERASAGATGDGPSDHEWPAVGREDATPKQPSEDAAQAGARSATVSPDELPDHDVVDSKLADSEAPEPASTAEEGALSATASEAADAEEPGSAPFTGSGDREKETPDLSELRAELNDQFESIKIVERGQYELNLMELYDREEYIISLMEDGRYAIEVPETWRGDS; translated from the coding sequence ATGCCACACCAGTGTACCGGCTGCGGGCACGTGTTCCCCGACGGCTCCAAGGAGATGCTCTCGGGGTGCCCGGACTGTGGCGGTAACAAGTTCCAGTTCCAGCCCAGCAGCGCGACCGGCGGTGGGGATCCTGCAGGTGGAGCGGACGCTGGCGCCGCGCCGAGCGAGGAACCCCCAGAGCCACCGGAGCCGCCGAGCCCCGGCGGCAGCGTCGCCGAAACCGTCGCCGGTGCCGCCCAGAGTGTCAAGAACATGGTCGGTTCTGGCAACTCCGAGCCCGAGCGTGCGAGTGCCGGCGCGACCGGAGACGGGCCGTCGGACCACGAGTGGCCGGCCGTCGGCCGGGAGGACGCCACCCCGAAGCAGCCCAGTGAGGACGCTGCCCAGGCTGGCGCCCGCTCCGCCACCGTCTCGCCCGACGAGCTGCCCGATCACGACGTCGTCGACAGCAAGCTCGCGGACTCCGAGGCCCCCGAGCCGGCGTCGACGGCCGAGGAAGGGGCCCTCTCCGCGACCGCTTCCGAGGCGGCAGACGCCGAGGAACCCGGCAGCGCCCCGTTCACCGGCTCGGGCGATCGCGAGAAGGAGACACCCGACCTCTCGGAGCTCCGGGCCGAACTCAACGACCAGTTCGAGAGCATCAAGATCGTCGAGCGCGGCCAGTACGAACTCAACCTGATGGAGCTCTACGACCGCGAGGAGTACATCATCTCCCTGATGGAGGACGGTCGCTACGCGATCGAAGTGCCCGAGACCTGGCGCGGCGACTCCTGA
- a CDS encoding YIP1 family protein — MTQWVEDVEGGRQRGLRGLAKAWVEVLVRPRRFFAEGIAPGDQGPGLTFAIAVVLVAQGTRFAFGTDPYPVVDGRPILSGAFWLVAVAVLIAPVVLHVVGALQTVILAAGAEDRGGVSETVQILAYASAPCVLAGVPFPPLQVVVGLWAGALYFVGLAAVHDFAPSRALLLGAIPAVVAYGYAFRTIAAAETLAHDLGFL, encoded by the coding sequence GTGACGCAGTGGGTCGAGGACGTCGAGGGCGGCCGCCAGCGCGGGCTCCGCGGGCTCGCGAAAGCCTGGGTCGAGGTCCTCGTCCGTCCGCGGCGCTTCTTCGCGGAGGGGATCGCCCCCGGCGACCAGGGTCCAGGGCTCACGTTCGCGATCGCGGTCGTCCTGGTCGCCCAGGGCACGCGCTTCGCCTTCGGTACGGATCCGTACCCGGTCGTCGATGGCCGGCCGATACTCTCCGGTGCGTTCTGGCTCGTCGCCGTGGCCGTCCTGATCGCACCGGTCGTCCTGCACGTCGTCGGAGCGCTCCAGACCGTCATCCTCGCGGCGGGTGCCGAGGACCGCGGCGGCGTGAGCGAGACGGTCCAGATCCTCGCGTACGCGAGCGCGCCGTGCGTTCTCGCGGGCGTCCCCTTTCCTCCGCTGCAGGTGGTCGTGGGGCTGTGGGCAGGCGCCCTCTACTTCGTCGGTCTCGCCGCCGTCCACGACTTCGCTCCGTCGCGAGCGCTGCTTCTCGGCGCGATTCCGGCGGTCGTAGCATACGGCTACGCGTTCCGAACCATCGCTGCGGCCGAGACGCTGGCTCACGACCTCGGCTTCCTGTGA
- a CDS encoding TetR/AcrR family transcriptional regulator, whose product MSDDRSTREELLDAAYEVLVSPEYEGFTTAAVAEAAGRNQSLVHYYFDTKRDLVLALFDYLHEIADEHLAAAADAEDPADRLEALLTYLVWADPDATDGEDTLEDAIAFKRGLLWLEAQALTDEDLRAAMDADRRYFWDAVESTIREGIERGRFRASIDPEATAALLVAAVGGAQTWAAIYGEEARDQLVVEAMETLIQEWLVA is encoded by the coding sequence GTGAGCGACGACCGTTCGACCCGCGAGGAGCTGCTCGACGCCGCTTACGAGGTGCTCGTGAGCCCCGAGTACGAGGGATTCACGACCGCAGCGGTCGCCGAAGCCGCCGGCCGGAACCAGTCGCTCGTACACTACTACTTCGACACGAAGCGCGACCTCGTGCTCGCCCTGTTCGATTACCTCCACGAGATCGCCGACGAGCACCTGGCTGCCGCAGCCGACGCCGAGGACCCAGCGGACCGCCTCGAGGCGCTCCTCACCTACCTCGTCTGGGCCGATCCCGACGCGACGGACGGCGAGGACACCCTCGAGGACGCGATCGCGTTCAAGCGGGGCCTGCTCTGGCTCGAAGCCCAGGCCCTCACGGACGAGGACCTCCGGGCGGCGATGGACGCCGACCGCCGGTACTTCTGGGACGCCGTCGAGTCGACGATCCGCGAGGGCATCGAACGTGGGCGCTTCCGTGCCTCGATCGACCCGGAGGCGACGGCGGCGTTGCTCGTCGCGGCGGTCGGCGGCGCGCAGACGTGGGCCGCGATCTACGGCGAGGAGGCTCGCGACCAGCTCGTCGTCGAGGCGATGGAGACGCTGATCCAGGAGTGGCTGGTCGCATGA
- a CDS encoding MATE family efflux transporter: MSDGDESSPAEPTGGTDGDDVIDAEETTNADEVTDAEPADRTGGDGATESEAADRTDADEQAERFTEGTLVWPLLTLAGPLVATQILQTLYNLADAFWVGQVSADAITAVSFAWPIVFLLISVGGGMTAAGTILVSQYTGARDDEAVGHVAGQTLGFVALLSLGISIVGIVSAPHLITLLGADPDGAVHAMATDYTRVTFLGLWAMFGFFVFQALLRGWGDTKTPMYLTIGSVGLNLVLDPFFILGFADNPLLLWVGLGGLGETLHAATGFSGWGVVGAAVATILSRGLAAAVGMWLLFGDHVGITVALSDLRPEFASVRKIVRVGAPISVEQSTQALAITIMTALLGLVSADAVGGFGIANRVTTLVWFPLVGMGMAVETVAGQNVGAGRPDRAKRVVLYASAILVAAFVVVGAVIAVYAAPITGLFVTGDDAAIVGHGADYLRWVAPTYAIMAIFHMINGGLHGAGATRLSMGLGLFALWGAQTVIAAVLIVWVGMGATGAWIGVAAANVIAALAGTAVFAWGGWLDSVVDADPEANADPEQAGTGATAEPAE, translated from the coding sequence ATGAGCGACGGCGACGAGTCATCGCCCGCCGAACCGACTGGTGGGACCGACGGCGACGATGTCATCGACGCCGAGGAGACGACCAATGCCGACGAGGTGACCGACGCCGAACCGGCAGACCGGACCGGCGGCGACGGAGCCACCGAATCCGAAGCAGCGGATCGGACCGACGCCGACGAGCAAGCCGAGCGGTTCACCGAGGGGACGCTCGTCTGGCCGCTCCTCACGCTCGCCGGTCCGCTCGTCGCGACGCAGATCCTCCAGACCCTCTACAACCTCGCGGACGCGTTCTGGGTCGGCCAGGTGAGCGCCGACGCGATCACCGCGGTCTCCTTCGCGTGGCCGATCGTCTTCCTCCTGATCAGCGTCGGCGGCGGGATGACAGCCGCCGGCACGATCCTCGTCTCGCAGTACACCGGCGCCCGGGACGACGAGGCGGTCGGGCACGTCGCCGGCCAGACGCTGGGGTTCGTCGCCCTGCTCTCGCTGGGCATCTCGATCGTCGGCATCGTGTCCGCTCCCCACCTCATCACGCTACTCGGCGCCGATCCCGACGGCGCCGTCCACGCGATGGCGACGGACTACACCCGCGTCACGTTCCTCGGCCTCTGGGCGATGTTCGGGTTCTTCGTGTTTCAGGCGCTGCTGCGTGGCTGGGGCGACACGAAGACACCGATGTACCTCACGATCGGGTCGGTCGGACTGAACCTCGTGCTCGACCCCTTCTTCATCCTCGGGTTCGCGGACAACCCGCTCTTGCTCTGGGTGGGACTCGGCGGACTCGGGGAAACGCTCCATGCCGCGACCGGCTTCTCCGGCTGGGGCGTCGTCGGCGCGGCGGTCGCGACGATCCTCTCCCGTGGCCTCGCAGCGGCCGTCGGGATGTGGCTCCTCTTCGGCGATCACGTCGGGATCACCGTCGCACTCTCGGATCTCCGACCGGAGTTCGCGTCGGTCCGGAAGATCGTCCGGGTCGGCGCGCCGATCAGCGTCGAACAGAGTACCCAGGCGCTCGCGATCACGATCATGACTGCCCTGCTCGGCCTGGTCAGCGCGGACGCAGTCGGCGGCTTCGGGATCGCGAACCGGGTCACCACGCTGGTCTGGTTTCCGCTCGTCGGCATGGGGATGGCCGTCGAGACCGTCGCCGGCCAGAACGTCGGCGCCGGCCGGCCGGACCGCGCGAAACGCGTCGTGCTGTACGCGAGTGCGATCCTCGTCGCGGCGTTCGTCGTCGTCGGCGCGGTCATCGCGGTCTACGCCGCGCCGATTACCGGGCTCTTCGTCACCGGCGACGACGCCGCGATCGTCGGCCACGGCGCGGACTACCTCCGCTGGGTCGCGCCGACCTACGCGATCATGGCGATCTTCCACATGATCAACGGCGGGCTCCACGGCGCCGGCGCAACGCGACTCTCGATGGGCCTCGGCCTCTTCGCGCTCTGGGGCGCCCAGACCGTCATCGCTGCCGTGCTCATCGTCTGGGTCGGCATGGGCGCGACCGGGGCCTGGATCGGCGTCGCCGCCGCGAACGTCATCGCCGCGCTCGCGGGGACCGCGGTGTTCGCCTGGGGTGGCTGGCTCGACAGCGTCGTCGACGCCGACCCGGAGGCGAACGCGGATCCCGAGCAGGCGGGAACGGGGGCAACCGCCGAGCCTGCGGAGTGA
- a CDS encoding TM2 domain-containing protein, with the protein MSNEDGPEDSSGDETGPETGDAGGRDDDAGGTDDGGEAAGASAVNGGDGDTPGADDAGTDDDRETPGPDEQYCASCGEIIERRAEICPHCGVRNRNAPSTARTDRTTAGILAILLGGIGAHKFYLGETGLGILYLCFVWTGIPVVIGIIEGILYLTKTDEEFERKYLDE; encoded by the coding sequence ATGTCGAACGAGGACGGTCCAGAGGATTCCAGCGGCGATGAGACCGGCCCGGAAACGGGTGACGCCGGTGGCCGAGACGACGACGCCGGCGGAACTGACGACGGCGGCGAGGCGGCGGGCGCGAGTGCCGTCAACGGGGGCGACGGGGATACACCCGGCGCCGACGACGCGGGAACAGACGACGATCGGGAGACCCCGGGACCGGACGAACAGTACTGCGCAAGCTGTGGGGAGATCATCGAGCGACGCGCCGAGATCTGCCCGCACTGTGGCGTCCGGAACCGAAACGCCCCGTCGACCGCCCGAACGGACCGGACGACGGCCGGCATCCTCGCGATCCTGCTCGGCGGGATCGGCGCTCACAAGTTCTACCTCGGCGAGACCGGGCTGGGCATCCTCTATCTGTGTTTTGTCTGGACAGGCATCCCCGTGGTGATCGGGATCATCGAAGGCATCCTCTACCTCACCAAGACCGACGAGGAGTTCGAGCGCAAGTACCTCGACGAGTAG
- a CDS encoding DUF2085 domain-containing protein — protein sequence MVDWAELRAGLAETRMYLLSHHEPSDYDRTYAVTVLGRRERLCARCTGIYPGIAAGLLARGLGVGPLTEVWLLLVLPLPALLDWTVTRVGDRSGSNSVRTATGALLGYAYGVGLVALFLDGDLRVSAIGAGYGLLAGALLWRRERSAP from the coding sequence ATGGTGGACTGGGCGGAGCTTCGGGCGGGGCTGGCCGAGACCCGCATGTACCTCCTCTCCCACCACGAGCCCTCGGACTACGATCGAACGTACGCGGTGACCGTTCTGGGCCGACGGGAGCGCCTCTGTGCCCGCTGTACCGGGATCTATCCGGGGATCGCGGCTGGGCTCCTCGCACGTGGGCTGGGCGTCGGCCCGCTGACGGAAGTGTGGCTCCTGCTCGTCTTGCCGCTGCCCGCGCTGCTGGACTGGACAGTGACGCGCGTGGGGGATCGGTCCGGTTCGAACTCGGTCCGTACCGCGACCGGTGCGCTGCTCGGCTACGCCTATGGGGTCGGCCTCGTCGCGCTCTTCCTCGACGGCGACCTCCGGGTGTCCGCGATTGGCGCTGGGTACGGACTGCTCGCCGGTGCGTTGCTCTGGCGTCGCGAGCGATCGGCTCCATAG
- a CDS encoding formyltransferase family protein, translating into MPESSTAVALLTPGPTLPAWAATAVQTMIDETDAEIALVVQDGSSDDRGAVETVRRLVELREWGLVAGSRELFGDDLDHQSRTPVTAIDGLVEAERFVCEPRQVDGWKHALPSRAVDRLGATDVAVRMGFGFLVGDALTAPTHGVLSYHHGDFREYRGQPAGFWEYVHGRDIAGVTLQRINETLDGGEVVAERDVVIADAPTWDEVRRRLFDASTDLLAEGVTRLERESFEPERLSQEELGDLYSLPRGRPVLTYLEKSVRGKLRRWESLGEKGQ; encoded by the coding sequence GTGCCTGAGTCGTCGACCGCGGTGGCACTGTTGACGCCCGGACCGACGCTGCCAGCCTGGGCGGCGACGGCCGTCCAGACGATGATCGATGAGACGGACGCCGAGATCGCGCTCGTCGTCCAGGACGGCTCGTCCGACGATCGGGGAGCCGTAGAGACGGTACGCCGGCTCGTCGAACTCCGGGAGTGGGGGCTCGTCGCCGGGTCGCGAGAGCTGTTCGGCGACGACCTCGACCACCAGTCGCGAACGCCGGTGACGGCGATCGACGGCCTCGTCGAGGCCGAGCGGTTCGTCTGCGAGCCCCGGCAGGTCGACGGATGGAAACACGCGCTGCCGTCCCGCGCCGTCGACCGACTCGGAGCGACCGACGTCGCGGTCCGCATGGGGTTCGGCTTCCTCGTCGGCGACGCGCTGACCGCCCCGACGCACGGCGTGCTGAGCTACCACCACGGCGACTTCCGCGAGTACCGCGGCCAGCCTGCGGGCTTCTGGGAGTACGTCCACGGACGGGATATCGCCGGCGTGACGCTCCAGCGGATCAACGAGACGCTCGACGGCGGCGAGGTCGTCGCCGAGCGCGACGTCGTGATCGCCGACGCGCCGACGTGGGACGAGGTGCGCCGGCGGCTGTTCGACGCCTCGACCGATCTGCTCGCCGAGGGCGTCACGCGGCTGGAGCGAGAGTCGTTCGAACCAGAACGACTCTCCCAGGAGGAACTCGGCGACCTCTACTCGCTCCCGCGCGGACGGCCGGTGCTGACCTACCTCGAGAAGAGCGTCCGCGGGAAGCTGCGCAGGTGGGAGTCCCTCGGCGAGAAGGGGCAGTGA
- a CDS encoding polysaccharide deacetylase family protein, translating to MAGVVTLSIEIELGWGVHDIDEFAHLSDRGRSERRYLTRLLDLTETLDLPISFDVVGHLCRVTCDGVHDGPHEPGWFESDPGTDVATNPLFYAPDAIDDVAASAVDHELCTHTYSHVPCHSVARETLAWELEQAQSQLQEFAGSRTVSIVPPRHYRPPADALREAGIETMRICRDTSDRSRPARAKELVLGPHPVFEPRVVDGVVETYCTSYPSLTSAALPAGQRRAARPFSAMPVRTRQYLQRRYLRRAVDDAAANDHYTHLWCHLYDLSNPYQWEPIAAFLRHLASLREQGEIEVLTMAALNEHVRDRGVAMRA from the coding sequence ATGGCAGGCGTCGTCACGCTGAGCATCGAAATCGAACTCGGGTGGGGCGTCCACGACATCGACGAGTTCGCTCACCTGAGCGATCGTGGGCGATCGGAACGTCGGTACCTCACTCGGCTGCTGGACCTGACGGAGACGCTCGACCTCCCCATCTCCTTCGACGTCGTGGGGCACCTCTGTCGGGTCACCTGTGACGGCGTCCACGACGGTCCGCACGAGCCGGGGTGGTTCGAGTCCGATCCCGGCACCGACGTCGCAACGAACCCACTGTTCTACGCGCCCGACGCCATCGACGACGTCGCCGCCAGCGCGGTCGACCACGAACTCTGCACGCACACCTACTCCCACGTGCCCTGCCACTCGGTGGCGCGGGAGACGCTGGCGTGGGAACTCGAGCAGGCCCAGTCCCAGTTGCAGGAGTTCGCCGGATCCAGGACCGTCTCGATCGTCCCGCCGCGACACTACCGACCGCCAGCCGACGCGCTCCGCGAGGCCGGCATCGAGACGATGCGGATCTGCCGGGACACCAGCGACCGCAGTCGGCCAGCGCGAGCGAAAGAACTGGTCCTGGGCCCGCATCCGGTGTTCGAGCCCCGCGTCGTCGACGGCGTCGTCGAGACCTACTGCACCAGCTACCCGTCGCTCACGTCCGCGGCGCTCCCCGCTGGCCAGCGACGCGCGGCCCGGCCCTTCTCCGCCATGCCCGTTCGGACGCGCCAGTATCTCCAGCGGCGCTACCTCCGGCGGGCCGTCGACGACGCCGCGGCGAACGACCATTACACCCATCTCTGGTGTCACCTCTACGACCTCTCGAACCCGTACCAGTGGGAGCCCATCGCCGCCTTCCTCCGACACCTCGCTTCGCTGCGCGAGCAGGGCGAGATCGAAGTGCTGACGATGGCGGCGCTCAACGAGCACGTCCGCGATCGAGGGGTGGCGATGCGTGCCTGA